From one Solanum stenotomum isolate F172 chromosome 12, ASM1918654v1, whole genome shotgun sequence genomic stretch:
- the LOC125847835 gene encoding uncharacterized protein LOC125847835 translates to MEANVCDINHLDADVLLPPRKRLLAGLKKQNSDVYSSTPSPPTVSSPPCDFDIRLNNLLKSHFGDSNRSYEEIAEASRLAALEAVKAAKAARAIAEEKAAKAAKAVAAAKSALELVATLSDEGTSRDKHLKRNKMKKHVPVQTLYNKNKGTDNCRTDEELARTLHRAINSSPRILKNSTSDSRNQKHKRLKRSSPSEKSKLQNGSTSLEGNRPSTSNGNGFTRERESDRHISDKDLVRVDLNTKFNKSDHTKMENGEASHSSEADYVNTDSKERESIISKEKVGDSVNDSCNIEKKKGRLKQKKLPLSICSFRDQASPKEDLKSKSSSSFDENINKGTTSNNPIFPLERPMWKCQSFKAPTCVEPNKVMQS, encoded by the coding sequence ATGGAAGCTAATGTATGTGATATTAATCACTTGGATGCCGATGTTCTTTTGCCTCCACGTAAGCGGCTTCTTGCTGGATTGAAGAAGCAGAATTCTGATGTTTACTCATCTACCCCATCCCCGCCAACCGTTAGTAGTCCCCCGTGTGATTTTGATATCCGTCTTAATAATCTATTGAAGTCTCATTTTGGAGACTCTAATcgatcttatgaggagattgcTGAGGCCTCAAGATTGGCAGCTCTAGAAGCTGTGAAGGCTGCAAAAGCTGCAAGAGCCATTGCAGAAGAGAAGGCTGCGAAAGCAGCAAAGGCTGTGGCTGCTGCTAAGAGCGCTCTAGAATTGGTTGCTACTCTCTCTGATGAGGGAACCAGTAGGGACAAACATTTGAAGAGGAATAAGATGAAAAAACATGTTCCTGTTCAGACGCTGTACAATAAGAATAAGGGGACTGATAATTGTAGAACAGATGAAGAGTTAGCTCGGACGTTGCATAGAGCCATTAATAGCTCTCCAAGAATTTTGAAGAACTCAACCTCTGACTCGAGAAATCAAAAACATAAGAGGCTGAAGAGGTCTTCTCCTTCTGAAAAATCTAAGCTTCAGAATGGAAGTACATCCCTGGAAGGAAACCGTCCTTCCACGAGCAATGGGAATGGTTTTACTAGAGAAAGAGAGTCAGATAGGCATATCTCGGATAAAGACCTTGTTAGAGTAGatttaaacacaaaattcaaTAAATCTGACCACACAAAGATGGAAAATGGGGAAGCATCACATTCTAGTGAAGCTGACTATGTAAATACGGATAGCAAGGAAAGAGAATCAATTATCTCAAAGGAGAAAGTTGGGGATTCTGTAAATGATAGTTGCAACattgagaaaaagaaaggaaggcTTAAGCAGAAAAAGTTACCACTCAGCATTTGCAGCTTCAGGGATCAAGCAAGCCCTAAAGAGGATTTGAAATCAAAGAGTTCATCATCATTTGATGAGAACATCAACAAAGGTACTACAAGTAATAATCCCATTTTTCCGCTTGAGAGGCCAATGTGGAAGTGTCAATCATTCAAGGCACCTACATGTGTTGAACCAAATAAGGTGATGCAGTCATAG